One window of the Rhipicephalus sanguineus isolate Rsan-2018 chromosome 4, BIME_Rsan_1.4, whole genome shotgun sequence genome contains the following:
- the LOC125758028 gene encoding uncharacterized protein LOC125758028: MTALALGARARRLYVEDMHREPGLGSGRRGQVIVHTRFNLGCLTPSLEHILQNPLLPDSTAPTLHSGASYNCALESSRPTFGACRGTEHCTMAHSSRRRSSQFVSCFTTSVFGSSCLS, from the exons atgaccgccctcgcactcggggcccgtgcacgacgcctttatgtggaagacatgcaccgtgagccaggactgggcagtggacgccgtggccag gtgatagtgcatactcgcttcaaccttggctgcttaaccccatccctggagcacatcctgcagaatcctctgctgcccgattccaccgcacccactcttcacagcggtgcgtcgtataactgtgcactggagtcctcaaggcccactttcggtgcttgcagaggtacagaacactgtactatggcccactcttcacgtcgaagatcatcgcagtttgtgtcgtgcttcacaacctcggtgtttggcagcagctgcctgagctag